In Malus sylvestris chromosome 16, drMalSylv7.2, whole genome shotgun sequence, the following are encoded in one genomic region:
- the LOC126607837 gene encoding uncharacterized protein LOC126607837, which translates to MGKKDQQQRDEESKENGRVEAVLQLLRKHAPLTVKQEKFCNTACVERFLKAKGDSVKKAAKQLRACLSWRQSVGTENLIADEFSAELAEGVAYTSGHDEESRPVVIFRIKQDYQKFHSQKLFTRLLVFTLEVAIESMLKNVEQFVLLFDASFFRSASAFMNLLVAALKIVAEYYPGRLFKAFVIDPPTMFSYLWKGVRPFVELSTATMMVSSLDFEESLDFSAFSNYPRASSLRFDPSSIKSTANIGSCSSSRFSFTVAQHQFDSLKPWYLSLTDTSASKVGPTTPSPLGPALISPLNARSFSFASPAARTPRGTIHGYGNSASTRKSLFPSTPLPQRCSGIEASRTPHHRQLPRTPRPSFLQSPATFFRRESHVSRTEKSRESFAPFLKFYRRPYDEMIYRSKMRPPLGGLISIVSPQLRRRHVSVSQRF; encoded by the exons ATGGGAAAGAAAGACCAGCAGCAGAGAGATGAAGAGAGCAAAGAAAATGGAAGAGTGGAAGCTGTTCTTCAGCTTCTGAGAaaacatgctccactcacagtCAAACAG GAGAAGTTCTGCAACACTGCTTGTGTTGAGAGGTTTTTGAAAGCAAAAGGAGATAGTGTTAAGAAGGCAGCCAAGCAACTTAGGGCTTGCCTTTCATGGCGACAGAGTGTTGGAACTG AGAACTTGATAGCAGATGAGTTCTCAGCTGAACTCGCTGAAGGCGTTGCCTACACGTCTGGACATGATGAAGAATCGAGACCTGTTGTG ATTTTCCGGATTAAACAAGATTACCAGAAGTTCCATTCACAAAAACT GTTCACTCGCTTGTTGGTATTCACGCTGGAGGTGGCGATTGAGTCCATGCTCAAAAACGTCGAGCAGTTCGTCCTCCTTTTCGACGCAA GCTTTTTCAGGTCAGCTTCTGCTTTTATGAACTTGTTGGTGGCAGCACTGAAAATTGTGGCAGAGTACTACCCAGGACGGCTCTTCAAGGCGTTTGTAATTGACCCCCCTACGATGTTCTCGTATCTTTGGAAg GGTGTTCGACCGTTCGTTGAGCTTTCAACGGCTACGATGATGGTATCGTCGCTAGACTTTGAGGAGTCGTTGGATTTCAGTGCCTTCTCAAACTACCCGCGAGCCTCGTCCCTTCGATTCGACCCCTCCTCAATCAAATCAACGGCCAATATCGGCTCCTGCTCATCCTCCCGCTTCTCCTTCACTGTCGCTCAGCATCAGTTCGACTCTCTCAAGCCTTGGTACCTCAGCCTCACAGACACGTCAGCATCCAAAGTAGGCCCCACCACACCCTCCCCGCTGGGACCCGCGCTCATCTCTCCTCTAAACGCCCGGTCCTTCTCCTTCGCATCCCCCGCCGCCAGAACGCCACGTGGAACAATCCACGGCTACGGCAACTCCGCTTCCACGAGAAAGAGCCTGTTCCCGTCGACGCCACTCCCCCAACGGTGCTCAGGCATAGAGGCCAGCAGAACCCCTCATCACCGCCAGCTTCCGCGGACCCCACGTCCCTCGTTCCTCCAATCGCCGGCCACGTTCTTCCGCAGGGAGAGCCACGTTAGCAGGACGGAGAAGTCCCGGGAGTCCTTCGCGCCCTTCTTGAAGTTCTACAGGAGGCCGTACGACGAGATGATCTACAGGTCAAAGATGCGGCCCCCACTGGGCGGACTCATCTCCATCGTCTCTCCCCAACTCAGACGCCGCCACGTGTCGGTATCGCAACGGTTCTGa